From the Candidatus Eisenbacteria bacterium genome, the window AGCACGTCGATTCCGCCCGCGAGCAGGGACCGCACATCATCCTCGCTCAGCGGGTCGAAGGGGATGCTCGAGTGAAGGCGCGAGCGATCGTCGAGGGGCTCGCGCGAGCGCGAGCTGGACGGCGGTCGCAGTGAGGCGATCGGCGAAGCCGGCGCGCGGCGCATCGCGGCGGCGCCTTCCTCATCCGCCTCCGGGATCTGCAGGACCGTGAGGAAGGGGAGGGCCTCGCGCATGCGCGGGTCGGCCAGCCCCCGTTCTCCGGGCGCGTTCCGGTTGAGGATGTTGAGGTATCGACCGGGATCATCGCGCTCCCGCAGCCAGGCGATCGATGCGGCCGCGAGGCGGTCCAGGAGAAGGCAGCCGGCGTCGTCCAGATCGTGGGGGCGCCCATCCCAAGGGAAGACGACGCGTTCGGGGAAGAAGGCGCGGAAGGCCGTCCGCCGATCTGACCGCTTCACGTAGAGGTGGTTATGCTTCGTGGACGCGCCCGGAACCAGATCGACCAGGGGGGTCACGCCCCTGTGCTCCAGGGCCGCGACCGATGCCAGTCCGTAGGGGTCGTCGCCCACCCTTCCGACGGCGGCAACGCGCCACCCCGCGCAGGCCAGGGCGCACGCGGTGTTGGCGGCGCTTCCCCCTCCGTCCTCGGAGCGGACATGCGGCGCCGCCGGTTCGGTACTGTCGAGAGGGAACTCCTCCACGAGCCAGGAGATCTCCCAGACGGGGTTCGCGATGACAAGGAGATCCCATTTCATGGGAGGGCCTCGCGATCCCTGCCGGCGGTCCCCGGCCCCATCGCCCCTTGTCTCCGGAGAAGGCAGGTGGGATCCTTCCTCGAGTCTTCGGTCGCCGGGCCGGAATGGCTCGTTCCGCTGAGTGTCACGCCACCGACGATAGGATGGGCGCTCGGGGGCTTCAAGTCGCCGTAGGCCGCGAAGGTCGCGCGAGCGGGGGATGGGAGAATGGCGGGCGTATTCGTTCACCCTCAGGGGATCAACGAGTCGGACGCGGTGGGGGAAGGCACGCGGATCTGGGCCTTCGCCCACGTGATGAAGGGCGCCCGGATCGGCAAGTCCTGCAACATCGGCGAGGGAGCCTTCGTCGAGGGCGGGGCCATCCTGGGCGACGGCGTCACCGTGAAGAACGGCGTCGCCATTTGGGATCGAGTCGCCATCGAGGATCATGTCTTCGTCGGTCCCCACGCCGTCTTCACCAATGATCGGATTCCCCGCAGCCACCCCGACTACCGAACGGGGCCCGCGGGTTGGGAGGGGACTCTCGTCAGGATGGGGGCGACGATCGGCGCGAACGCGACGATCGTCTGCGGCGTGGTCCTCGGCCGGTGGTGCTTCGTCGCCGCGGGGGCCGTCGTCGTCTCGGATGTTCCCGATCACGCGATGGTCGCCGGCAATCCCGCCCGATCGATCGGGTGGGCCTGCAAGTGTGGGCGCCGCCTGCCGGAGTCGCTCAAGTGCTCGTGCGGGATGGCGTATCGCCTCCGCGATGGTGGAATCGATGAGGCGTGACGCGGGCTCCCGGCGGAGCGGGTCTGCGCCGGTTTCCGGCTAGGGGCGCGGCATGCGCTGGACATTCATCTTCGCGGGCGTCATCGAGGGGATCTGGATGCTGATCGACGCCCTCCAGCTCCTCCGGCGATCCCCCGGACGCTTCTCGTCGGACGAGCTCTGGAGCAGGACCGCCGTCCGCCTAGGCCTCGATCCGGTCAATCTGGTCCCCGTCTTCCTGGTTCTCGGGATCCTCTGGATCGCGGTCACGGTGGGAATCGCCACGCGTCGCCTCCGAGATAGGCGAATCGCGGTGATCCTGGCCTGTGTCTCGCTCTGGTACGCGATCCCCGGTACGGTCCTCGCGCTCATCTTCCTGTTCGCGCTCTGGACGATCCGGGCGGACGCCGGGGCCGCGGGAGGCCGCGCAAGTGAGACGCAGCGATAAGGGATCTCGCGCGTGGGACCCGACCTGGCGCTGGAACGTGCGCCCCGTGCGGGTCCTGGGCCTCCTCGCCGCGCTCGCGATCATTCTCGTTCTCGCCACCCCGGCCGCGCTCACGCAGTACGCTCGCTGGCTCATCTCGACGGATCGTCCTCAGAAGGCGGACGTGGCGATCGTCCTTGGCGGCGGAGAGGGAGAGCGCCTCGGCCTCGCCCTTCGAATCTGGCGGGAGGGCAGGGTCCCCGCGATTCTCATTCTCGATTCGGGGAAGCCTCTCCTTCCGGTCTACACGGGAGAGGACTCGATCACGCAGGGCGGCGTGAAGCGCCGCATCGCGGTCCGAAGGGGAGTGCCCGACGATCGGGTCTGGCTGCTGGAGGGTGTCTGGAGCACGCACGACGAGGCTGTCAGATCGCGGCGGTTTCTCGAGGAGCGTGGCGCCGGGAGCGCGATCGTCGTCACATCGCCCTTCCACAGCCGCCGGGCCCGTTCGACCTTCCGCAAGATCTACCGCGATTCTCCGATCCGCATTGCGGTCGAGACGCTCCCCATCGGAGAGAGTCAGGATGATCCCGTCCGCTGGTGGACGCGCGAGCGGGACCAGATCTCCGTCTTCACCGAGACCGCGAAGATCCTCTTCTACTGGAACCGGTTCGGCGTCCCGCCGTTCTGAAGATTGGGCGCTTTTGCGGGGCGCGATCGAGATGCTCGCCCCGAATCCCCATAAAGGTCCATAATTGGTCTCGGGCGCGGCGGGCCCGGATCGGATCAAGCCCGCGCTCGCGAAGCGCGGGAGGGGCGCCCGCGAGGCTCTGGTGGAGCGCTGGGAGACCTGTTCGCAAGGAGGTCGCCATGTCTCGTTGCCGTAGCTCTCTTCCGACGGCGGCTGTCGCGCTCGATCTCTTCGTTGAGGAG encodes:
- a CDS encoding YdcF family protein — protein: MSRSGTRSPVRSSRSSSCSRSGRSGRTPGPREAAQVRRSDKGSRAWDPTWRWNVRPVRVLGLLAALAIILVLATPAALTQYARWLISTDRPQKADVAIVLGGGEGERLGLALRIWREGRVPAILILDSGKPLLPVYTGEDSITQGGVKRRIAVRRGVPDDRVWLLEGVWSTHDEAVRSRRFLEERGAGSAIVVTSPFHSRRARSTFRKIYRDSPIRIAVETLPIGESQDDPVRWWTRERDQISVFTETAKILFYWNRFGVPPF
- a CDS encoding carbohydrate kinase family protein, translating into MKWDLLVIANPVWEISWLVEEFPLDSTEPAAPHVRSEDGGGSAANTACALACAGWRVAAVGRVGDDPYGLASVAALEHRGVTPLVDLVPGASTKHNHLYVKRSDRRTAFRAFFPERVVFPWDGRPHDLDDAGCLLLDRLAAASIAWLRERDDPGRYLNILNRNAPGERGLADPRMREALPFLTVLQIPEADEEGAAAMRRAPASPIASLRPPSSSRSREPLDDRSRLHSSIPFDPLSEDDVRSLLAGGIDVLIRTRGASGVIVHAADGEALSLPAADTVLVDPTGAGDAFAAGFLDGLMRAEPLRAAAGRGLDWAARACRHL
- a CDS encoding N-acetyltransferase, translating into MAGVFVHPQGINESDAVGEGTRIWAFAHVMKGARIGKSCNIGEGAFVEGGAILGDGVTVKNGVAIWDRVAIEDHVFVGPHAVFTNDRIPRSHPDYRTGPAGWEGTLVRMGATIGANATIVCGVVLGRWCFVAAGAVVVSDVPDHAMVAGNPARSIGWACKCGRRLPESLKCSCGMAYRLRDGGIDEA